One window from the genome of Haloprofundus halobius encodes:
- a CDS encoding NAD(P)-binding protein — protein METVVIGGQDLGQELSKRFLEQEIAVVFLDDDTATIERAIKGGIDAHKTDISDFQALSDAGLDQAHTVIVATDSDSKNLLIAQLLRVKFKTDRIIVLVNHPQNLDLFDELDVEVINSTQALTTAIENVHSDNQDH, from the coding sequence ATGGAGACAGTAGTCATCGGTGGACAGGACCTCGGTCAAGAACTCTCAAAGCGCTTCCTTGAGCAGGAGATCGCCGTCGTGTTCCTTGATGACGATACAGCTACCATCGAGCGGGCAATCAAAGGAGGAATCGACGCGCATAAAACGGATATTTCGGATTTTCAAGCGCTCTCGGACGCTGGCCTTGACCAAGCCCACACAGTCATCGTCGCAACCGACAGCGATAGTAAAAACCTGCTCATCGCACAACTTCTACGGGTCAAGTTCAAGACAGACCGCATCATCGTCCTCGTCAATCATCCGCAAAACCTAGACCTGTTCGATGAACTAGATGTCGAGGTCATCAACTCGACGCAGGCGCTGACGACTGCGATCGAGAACGTCCACTCGGATAATCAAGACCACTAA
- a CDS encoding cation:proton antiporter — MVEAAAQIDILNLLLVLVLAWIGGALAERIGYPAMMGELLAGLVFGPPILGLLEPSNTLDILAQLGVFLLMVYVGMEVDLDDLFDLGPQALIVAIGAFVIPFALGYVGGVLTIATSEGALFLGLAMAATSLATKSRILVDLDILDTRIASVLLGGALVSDVGVLVAFAAVLGFIQAGTVSAASIGLILSKAIAFFAITLFIGYRFLPHVWDQFDSLRERYGFVDKTTAFSIALLVALVFAELAHLAGLHMIIGGFMAGLFLRQADLHEEFYEHMHSVIYDLAIGFFAPIFFVTVAFQITLDVFTQNLGLLVLLVGIAFVGKIVGSWLFALPTNLTSREGLVIGFGMNGRGTVEIIIASIGLSNGIIDQGLFSILVFLAMFTTSLVPVTVKWGVDWLDRSGELVYTQDPVEAKAD; from the coding sequence ATGGTCGAAGCTGCCGCACAAATTGACATTCTAAACCTACTGCTCGTCCTTGTACTCGCATGGATTGGCGGAGCCCTCGCCGAGCGCATCGGCTACCCCGCGATGATGGGTGAACTGCTCGCAGGCCTCGTATTTGGCCCACCAATCCTCGGGTTACTGGAGCCCTCGAACACGCTCGATATTTTGGCACAGCTCGGCGTATTCCTCCTGATGGTGTATGTCGGGATGGAAGTCGATCTTGATGATCTGTTCGACTTGGGGCCGCAAGCACTCATCGTTGCCATTGGTGCGTTCGTCATTCCGTTTGCACTCGGATACGTAGGCGGTGTGCTCACCATTGCGACTAGCGAGGGCGCGCTGTTTCTCGGCCTGGCGATGGCAGCTACGTCGCTTGCCACAAAATCGCGTATTCTGGTTGACCTCGACATCCTAGATACGCGTATTGCGAGTGTCCTGCTCGGAGGTGCGTTAGTTTCCGACGTTGGCGTTCTGGTGGCGTTTGCGGCCGTCCTCGGATTCATCCAGGCAGGTACGGTCAGCGCAGCCTCAATCGGGCTCATCCTCTCCAAAGCCATCGCGTTCTTCGCCATCACTCTGTTCATCGGCTACCGGTTCCTTCCACACGTCTGGGACCAGTTCGATTCGCTCCGCGAGCGGTACGGTTTTGTCGACAAGACGACTGCATTCTCCATCGCGTTGCTTGTTGCGCTCGTCTTCGCGGAACTTGCCCACCTCGCTGGCCTCCATATGATCATCGGCGGGTTCATGGCGGGGCTATTCCTCCGGCAGGCGGATCTGCATGAGGAGTTCTACGAGCACATGCATAGCGTCATCTACGACCTAGCAATCGGCTTTTTTGCCCCCATCTTCTTCGTGACGGTTGCGTTCCAAATCACCCTCGACGTCTTTACGCAGAACCTCGGATTGCTTGTTCTGCTTGTTGGTATTGCGTTCGTCGGGAAGATCGTCGGCTCGTGGTTGTTTGCACTACCGACGAACCTCACCTCCCGCGAAGGACTCGTCATCGGCTTCGGCATGAACGGCCGCGGAACCGTCGAGATCATCATTGCGTCGATCGGGCTCTCGAATGGTATTATCGACCAGGGGCTATTTTCCATCCT